Proteins co-encoded in one Myripristis murdjan chromosome 4, fMyrMur1.1, whole genome shotgun sequence genomic window:
- the eef1db gene encoding eukaryotic translation elongation factor 1 delta b (guanine nucleotide exchange protein) isoform X1: MSTVDFLAQEKIWFDKPRYDEAERRFYEHMNGPSQSVQDLGANTILQDIARARENIQKSLAGLKTTLCNRGSGQPSLSHQCQLSASSGAGDQGELVSRIKSLELENQSLHKVVEDLRLALSKLECRVAVLEKSPSATNQAPAPAVPYTNGTPAPAQQQKISAPVEEEEDGDDDIDLFGSDDEEDEEAQRIREQRLKEYAEKKAKKPALIAKSSILLDVKPWDDETDMVKLEECVRSVQAEGLLWGTSKLVPVGYGIKKLQIACVVEDDKVGTDMLEEEITKFDDYVQSVDVAAFNKI; the protein is encoded by the exons ATGAGCACAGTAGACTTCCTGGCCCAGGAGAAGATCTGGTTTGATAAACCTCGCTACGATGAGGCAGAGAGACGTTTCTATGAGCACATGAATGGCCCGTCACAATCAGTACAG GATTTAGGGGCAAACACCATTCTGCAAGACATTGCTCGGGCCCGGGAGAACATCCAGAAGTCTCTAGCAGGA CTGAAGACTACGCTGTGTAACAGAGGGTCTGGTCAACCTTCCCTGAGCCACCAGTGCCAGCTC AGTGCCAGCAGCGGGGCGGGCGATCAAGGGGAACTTGTATCTCGCATCAAGAGCCTGGAACTCGAGAACCAAAGTCTACACAAAG TGGTGGAAGACTTGAGGTTAGCACTTTCCAAACTGGAATGTCGGGTAGCGGTTCTGGAGAAATCCCCTTCAGCCACAAACCAAGCCCCAGCTCCTGCAGTCCCCTACACTAAT GGCACTCCTGCTCCTGCCCAGCAGCAGAAGATCAGCGCCCCagttgaagaggaagaagatggtgatgatgatattgACCTGTTTGGtagtgatgatgaggaagatgaagaggcaCAAAGAATCAGAGAACAGAGGTTGAAAGAATATGCAGAGAAGAAGGCCAAGAAGCCCGCCTTAATCGCCAAGTCCTCTATTTTACTGGATGTCAAACCT TGGGACGATGAAACTGACATGGTGAAGCTGGAGGAGTGTGTGCGCTCGGTGCAGGCTGAGGGTCTGTTATGGGGCACATCCAAGCTGGTTCCTGTGGGCTATGGCATCAAAAAGCTACAGATCGCATGTGTAGTGGAGGATGACAAGGTGGGAACAgacatgttggaagaggaaatCACCAAGTTCGATGACTAC GTCCAGAGTGTTGACGTCGCGGCTTTCAACAAAATCTGA
- the eef1db gene encoding eukaryotic translation elongation factor 1 delta b (guanine nucleotide exchange protein) isoform X2, translating to MSTVDFLAQEKIWFDKPRYDEAERRFYEHMNGPSQSVQDLGANTILQDIARARENIQKSLAGSASSGAGDQGELVSRIKSLELENQSLHKVVEDLRLALSKLECRVAVLEKSPSATNQAPAPAVPYTNGTPAPAQQQKISAPVEEEEDGDDDIDLFGSDDEEDEEAQRIREQRLKEYAEKKAKKPALIAKSSILLDVKPWDDETDMVKLEECVRSVQAEGLLWGTSKLVPVGYGIKKLQIACVVEDDKVGTDMLEEEITKFDDYVQSVDVAAFNKI from the exons ATGAGCACAGTAGACTTCCTGGCCCAGGAGAAGATCTGGTTTGATAAACCTCGCTACGATGAGGCAGAGAGACGTTTCTATGAGCACATGAATGGCCCGTCACAATCAGTACAG GATTTAGGGGCAAACACCATTCTGCAAGACATTGCTCGGGCCCGGGAGAACATCCAGAAGTCTCTAGCAGGA AGTGCCAGCAGCGGGGCGGGCGATCAAGGGGAACTTGTATCTCGCATCAAGAGCCTGGAACTCGAGAACCAAAGTCTACACAAAG TGGTGGAAGACTTGAGGTTAGCACTTTCCAAACTGGAATGTCGGGTAGCGGTTCTGGAGAAATCCCCTTCAGCCACAAACCAAGCCCCAGCTCCTGCAGTCCCCTACACTAAT GGCACTCCTGCTCCTGCCCAGCAGCAGAAGATCAGCGCCCCagttgaagaggaagaagatggtgatgatgatattgACCTGTTTGGtagtgatgatgaggaagatgaagaggcaCAAAGAATCAGAGAACAGAGGTTGAAAGAATATGCAGAGAAGAAGGCCAAGAAGCCCGCCTTAATCGCCAAGTCCTCTATTTTACTGGATGTCAAACCT TGGGACGATGAAACTGACATGGTGAAGCTGGAGGAGTGTGTGCGCTCGGTGCAGGCTGAGGGTCTGTTATGGGGCACATCCAAGCTGGTTCCTGTGGGCTATGGCATCAAAAAGCTACAGATCGCATGTGTAGTGGAGGATGACAAGGTGGGAACAgacatgttggaagaggaaatCACCAAGTTCGATGACTAC GTCCAGAGTGTTGACGTCGCGGCTTTCAACAAAATCTGA